From the Oscillospiraceae bacterium genome, the window GCACAGGACGCCCGGTGTGCGTCCCCTACGACGATAGGAGGCAACCATGCAACAACGTCACACACTAGCCATCCAAGTTGATAACGAGTCCGGCGTGTTGTCGCAGGTGACGCGCCTGTTCAGCCGCAAGGGTTATAATATTGAGTCGCTGGCAGTCGGCACGACGGACAACCCCGCGATTTCGCACATGACCATCGAAGTGCTTGCCGATGAACGGCATGCCGAATTGCTTTGCAATCAGTTGCGCAAATTGCTGCCCGTACATCAAGTCAAACGGCTGGATACAAACAATGCCGTGCGGCGCGAACTGGTGTTGATTAAGGTAAAAGCTGATAGTCGCGATGTGCGCAACGAGATTATTCAAATTGTCAATATTTTTAGAGGCTCGATTATTGATGTTTGCTCGACGAGCCTGACCCTTTCGCTGATTGGCGCCGAGGACAAGACCGAGGCGGTCGAAACACTCTTGCGCGAATTCGGCATTTTGGAACTAGTGCGTACTGGTATGATTGCCCTTGAACGAG encodes:
- the ilvN gene encoding acetolactate synthase small subunit, producing the protein MQQRHTLAIQVDNESGVLSQVTRLFSRKGYNIESLAVGTTDNPAISHMTIEVLADERHAELLCNQLRKLLPVHQVKRLDTNNAVRRELVLIKVKADSRDVRNEIIQIVNIFRGSIIDVCSTSLTLSLIGAEDKTEAVETLLREFGILELVRTGMIALERGQHTIDEHTKKKGEFHHGKNVL